A DNA window from Streptomyces bacillaris contains the following coding sequences:
- a CDS encoding HNH endonuclease, whose amino-acid sequence MHKGAITQESILKAIAEYDELGRDAFLAKYGFGEARSYVVVHDGQEYDSKAIAGVAHHWDQGRPLRPDEFSGGKEHAAAWLRRAGFQIKAVKNPDWVRDEIILACQLVMENGWKGLDAQDASVVELSDLLQLLPIHVEAERNEKFRNPNGVARKTFDIATRHPDYRGKPTNGGALDVAVLHEFLARPQEMTEAARLIRQGIATGELQSFAPTEDEEFGDDYSAPEGRLLMRRHRARERNKSLRKKKIASVLQRGGQLACEACGFDFEKIYGDRGAGYIECHHVLPLHVAGEGRTKLSDLALICANCHRMIHRRAPWPTPAELRASIEQKHADDRRAAVALTRPRRAADEQMPNP is encoded by the coding sequence ATGCACAAAGGAGCGATCACGCAGGAATCCATCCTCAAGGCCATTGCTGAGTATGACGAGTTAGGCCGGGATGCGTTCCTGGCAAAGTACGGCTTTGGCGAGGCGCGCTCGTACGTCGTGGTGCACGACGGGCAGGAGTACGACTCCAAGGCCATAGCTGGGGTGGCCCACCACTGGGACCAGGGGCGACCTCTTAGGCCTGATGAGTTCAGCGGAGGCAAGGAGCACGCCGCGGCGTGGCTGAGGCGGGCGGGCTTTCAGATCAAGGCCGTCAAGAATCCCGATTGGGTTCGGGACGAGATCATTCTTGCCTGTCAGCTTGTGATGGAGAACGGCTGGAAGGGGCTGGATGCTCAGGACGCGAGTGTGGTTGAGCTGTCCGACCTACTCCAGTTGCTTCCGATCCATGTCGAGGCGGAGCGCAACGAGAAGTTCCGTAACCCGAACGGAGTGGCGCGCAAGACGTTCGACATCGCCACTCGCCACCCGGACTACCGGGGGAAGCCCACCAACGGCGGCGCGCTGGATGTGGCTGTGCTGCATGAGTTCCTTGCCCGACCGCAGGAGATGACGGAGGCCGCGCGGCTGATCCGTCAGGGGATCGCGACTGGCGAGTTGCAGTCCTTCGCGCCGACTGAGGACGAGGAGTTCGGCGACGACTACAGCGCGCCCGAGGGGCGTCTGCTCATGCGGCGGCACCGGGCGCGTGAACGGAACAAGAGCCTGCGCAAGAAGAAGATCGCTTCGGTTCTTCAGCGTGGCGGACAGCTCGCTTGTGAGGCGTGCGGCTTCGACTTCGAGAAGATCTACGGGGACCGCGGTGCCGGGTACATCGAGTGCCATCACGTTCTTCCGCTCCACGTAGCGGGGGAGGGCCGTACCAAGCTCAGCGATCTCGCCCTCATCTGCGCCAACTGTCACCGCATGATCCACCGGCGCGCGCCATGGCCGACTCCTGCGGAGTTGCGAGCCTCGATAGAGCAGAAGCACGCTGACGACAGGCGCGCCGCAGTGGCTTTGACGCGACCGCGCAGGGCAGCCGACGAGCAGATGCCTAACCCGTGA
- a CDS encoding TraR/DksA family transcriptional regulator — translation MEGVHQQTGGDPYLPPEREDVRQRLLAERGATRERMDALSRDFEAIVEANALVAVDDEHDPEGASTAFERAHVAALLTQAREHLAALDLAVERLEAGEYGRCERCGEPIPAARLEVRPAATTCVGCAGGVRPGR, via the coding sequence GTGGAGGGAGTGCACCAGCAGACCGGTGGCGACCCGTACCTTCCGCCCGAGCGCGAGGACGTACGGCAGCGACTGCTGGCCGAACGCGGCGCCACCCGTGAGCGCATGGACGCGTTGAGCCGCGATTTCGAGGCCATCGTCGAGGCGAACGCGTTGGTGGCCGTCGACGACGAGCATGACCCCGAGGGTGCGAGCACCGCCTTCGAGCGGGCCCATGTCGCCGCCCTGCTGACGCAGGCGCGCGAGCACCTGGCCGCGCTGGACCTCGCCGTGGAACGGCTGGAGGCCGGTGAGTACGGGCGGTGCGAGCGGTGCGGGGAGCCGATTCCGGCGGCGCGGCTGGAGGTGCGGCCAGCGGCTACCACGTGTGTGGGCTGTGCCGGTGGGGTGCGGCCCGGCCGGTAG
- a CDS encoding GNAT family N-acetyltransferase yields the protein MGESLAEILDGAADGRFPEPDGRTTVVEAPSGRDWGVIAFTAHSVVFTDEDPAWVRATLASMDCDALAATMHPRFLNALLERTGRTTDTIDLLTVASALPGDPPLELREITDPVHPRVVSARRRRDGVRMWAVDGGVLVLGRGVAGRWEVAVELEEGARHRGLGRALATAARHLVPEGEPLWSQQAAGNARSIRAFQAAGFRPVGSEALLLVR from the coding sequence ATGGGGGAGAGCCTTGCGGAGATTCTGGACGGGGCCGCGGACGGGCGGTTTCCGGAGCCGGACGGGCGTACCACCGTGGTGGAGGCGCCGAGCGGGCGGGACTGGGGGGTGATCGCCTTCACCGCGCACTCGGTGGTGTTCACCGACGAGGACCCCGCGTGGGTCCGTGCGACCCTCGCCTCCATGGACTGCGACGCGCTCGCCGCCACCATGCATCCGCGCTTCCTGAACGCGCTCCTGGAACGGACCGGCCGGACCACCGACACGATCGACCTGCTCACCGTCGCGTCCGCTCTTCCCGGTGATCCTCCGCTGGAGCTGCGGGAGATCACCGATCCGGTCCACCCCCGGGTCGTGAGCGCTCGCCGACGGCGGGACGGGGTGCGGATGTGGGCGGTCGACGGTGGGGTGCTGGTCCTCGGACGTGGGGTGGCGGGGCGCTGGGAGGTCGCCGTCGAACTGGAGGAGGGCGCCCGGCACCGGGGGCTCGGGCGGGCCCTGGCCACGGCTGCCCGGCATCTGGTGCCCGAGGGGGAGCCGCTCTGGTCGCAGCAGGCGGCGGGCAACGCGCGCAGTATCAGGGCGTTCCAGGCCGCCGGGTTCCGGCCGGTGGGTTCCGAGGCGTTGTTGCTCGTGCGGTAG
- a CDS encoding DUF7144 family membrane protein, whose protein sequence is MSQPTAPTPGSSRPAAPATDDGVGTPWAGGGTLFAGFLLLVDGVLGVIKGVAGIATNDVYAAVNDYVFKFNVTAWGWIHLILGVVLIFVGWGILKGATWARAVGIALVSLNLIANFMWLPYTPIWAIVTIAIDVFIIWALCTDRSEPVV, encoded by the coding sequence ATGTCCCAGCCCACCGCACCTACACCCGGATCCTCGCGACCCGCCGCCCCCGCGACGGACGACGGCGTCGGCACCCCGTGGGCCGGGGGCGGAACGCTGTTCGCCGGTTTCCTGCTCCTCGTCGACGGTGTTCTCGGGGTGATCAAGGGTGTCGCCGGGATCGCCACCAACGACGTGTACGCGGCGGTCAACGACTACGTCTTCAAGTTCAACGTCACCGCGTGGGGCTGGATCCACCTCATCCTCGGCGTCGTCCTGATCTTCGTCGGCTGGGGCATCCTCAAAGGCGCGACCTGGGCCCGGGCCGTGGGCATCGCCCTCGTCTCCCTGAACCTGATCGCCAACTTCATGTGGCTCCCGTACACGCCGATCTGGGCCATCGTCACCATCGCCATCGACGTCTTCATCATCTGGGCGCTCTGCACCGACCGCTCCGAACCGGTGGTCTGA
- a CDS encoding DUF2277 domain-containing protein: MCRSIKTLRPPALPEEATEEDMRAAALQYVRKVSGFRAPAAHNREVFDRAVDEITAATMKLLGGLEIRGSAHGKAAPGPAHASAPAVDAAPARGASGG; this comes from the coding sequence ATGTGCCGCAGCATCAAGACCCTTCGACCGCCAGCCCTCCCCGAAGAGGCCACCGAGGAGGACATGCGGGCCGCAGCCCTTCAGTACGTGCGCAAGGTGTCCGGCTTCCGGGCGCCCGCGGCGCACAACCGGGAGGTGTTCGACCGTGCCGTCGACGAGATCACCGCAGCCACGATGAAGCTGCTCGGCGGGCTGGAGATACGGGGCTCCGCCCATGGCAAGGCCGCTCCTGGCCCTGCGCATGCTTCTGCCCCTGCCGTCGACGCGGCTCCCGCGCGGGGTGCCTCCGGCGGGTGA
- a CDS encoding DedA family protein — MLESLGALTSSPWIYVVVAVSVLLDVFLPLLPSGVLVITAATAAAAGSTGVNGSGNASGEVPSLVVLILCAATASVLGDLVAYRLAWRGGDRLDRAIARSRRLTKAQERLGAALSRGGGALVIIARFAPAGRSVVSLGAGAAHRRKRDFLPWSAVAGLAWAGYSVGLGYFGGRWLGSTWFGTAVSVLALFMAGALAAFVVKRPAVARAAAAAASAEALQGPTAAPSPPVGSRAAEAPGPTLGAVPGQPNGPAPVTSPAPAPVSP; from the coding sequence GTGCTAGAGAGTCTGGGTGCGCTGACCAGCAGTCCATGGATCTACGTCGTGGTCGCGGTCTCGGTCCTCCTGGACGTCTTCCTCCCCCTGCTGCCGAGCGGGGTCCTCGTCATCACGGCCGCCACCGCGGCCGCCGCGGGCTCGACCGGCGTCAACGGGTCCGGCAACGCGTCCGGCGAGGTGCCCTCGCTCGTCGTCCTCATCCTCTGCGCGGCCACCGCATCGGTGCTCGGTGATCTGGTCGCGTACCGGCTGGCCTGGCGCGGGGGCGACCGGCTGGACCGGGCGATCGCCCGCTCGCGCCGCCTCACCAAGGCGCAGGAACGTCTCGGCGCGGCGCTGAGCCGGGGCGGCGGGGCGCTGGTGATCATCGCCCGGTTCGCCCCCGCCGGCCGCTCGGTGGTCTCGCTCGGGGCAGGCGCCGCCCACCGCCGGAAGCGGGACTTCCTCCCCTGGTCCGCCGTGGCGGGCCTGGCCTGGGCGGGCTACAGCGTGGGGCTCGGCTACTTCGGGGGCCGGTGGCTGGGCTCGACCTGGTTCGGGACGGCCGTCTCGGTACTGGCCCTGTTCATGGCGGGCGCGCTGGCGGCGTTCGTGGTGAAGCGCCCGGCGGTGGCGCGGGCCGCTGCGGCGGCGGCCTCGGCGGAGGCGCTCCAGGGCCCCACCGCCGCACCGTCCCCGCCCGTCGGCTCCCGGGCGGCGGAGGCCCCAGGCCCGACGCTGGGCGCGGTCCCCGGCCAGCCGAACGGACCGGCCCCGGTCACTTCACCGGCACCGGCGCCCGTCTCGCCCTGA
- a CDS encoding superoxide dismutase family protein, protein MGAAALVMLAGGGASIAHGAADGPDGGGHAAHGTGSAGGSTDGMASADGKAGEDGKAGEVGMVGGASRSGGFWMRADGVFSPPGSFVPSDALTYDTALVPAAARIEVTQYADRTTARVGTRLKGLLPNRAYGMHVHTSPCAADPASAGPHYQHRASATADPVNEVWLDFRTDRNGAGEAEARHDWGFRDGGARSVIIHDEQGGAGKRIACFTVPFSS, encoded by the coding sequence GTGGGGGCCGCCGCCCTCGTGATGCTCGCCGGTGGTGGCGCCTCCATCGCCCATGGCGCGGCGGACGGCCCTGACGGCGGAGGGCACGCGGCCCATGGCACCGGAAGCGCCGGTGGCAGCACGGACGGAATGGCGAGCGCGGACGGAAAGGCGGGTGAAGACGGAAAGGCGGGCGAAGTCGGCATGGTCGGTGGGGCCTCGCGGAGCGGGGGGTTCTGGATGCGGGCCGACGGGGTGTTCTCCCCGCCCGGTTCCTTCGTCCCGTCCGACGCCCTGACGTACGACACCGCTCTGGTCCCGGCCGCCGCGCGGATCGAGGTCACGCAGTACGCCGACCGGACCACCGCCCGCGTCGGCACCCGGCTCAAGGGGCTCCTCCCGAACCGGGCGTACGGGATGCATGTGCACACCTCGCCCTGTGCGGCCGATCCCGCCTCTGCGGGCCCGCACTACCAGCACCGCGCCTCGGCCACCGCGGACCCGGTCAACGAGGTGTGGCTCGACTTCCGCACCGACCGGAACGGCGCCGGTGAGGCGGAGGCCCGGCACGACTGGGGGTTCCGGGACGGCGGTGCCCGGTCGGTGATCATCCACGATGAGCAGGGCGGGGCGGGCAAGCGGATCGCCTGCTTCACGGTGCCGTTCTCGTCGTGA
- a CDS encoding DoxX family protein: MSTRLNGAQPYALGLFRFVIGLIFAIHGASSLFGLFGGREPEVGAWPGWYAALIQLVCGTLVALGLGTRIAAFLASGSMAYAYFVVHQPEALTPVGNGGEASALFCWAFLLLVFTGPGAGAVDRLLGARSERGSAEESRREPATAVPA; this comes from the coding sequence ATGTCCACTCGCCTGAACGGGGCCCAGCCCTATGCGCTCGGCCTCTTCCGCTTCGTCATCGGCCTGATCTTCGCGATCCACGGCGCCTCCAGCCTCTTCGGCCTCTTCGGCGGCCGTGAGCCGGAGGTCGGAGCCTGGCCGGGCTGGTACGCGGCCCTGATCCAGCTGGTCTGCGGCACCCTGGTCGCCCTCGGCCTCGGCACCCGCATCGCCGCCTTCCTGGCCTCCGGCTCGATGGCCTACGCCTACTTCGTCGTCCACCAGCCCGAGGCGCTCACCCCGGTGGGCAACGGCGGCGAGGCCTCGGCCCTCTTCTGCTGGGCGTTCCTGCTGCTGGTCTTCACCGGCCCGGGCGCGGGGGCCGTGGACCGGCTCCTCGGGGCACGCTCCGAGCGCGGCTCCGCCGAGGAGTCCCGCCGAGAGCCGGCCACGGCCGTCCCGGCCTGA
- a CDS encoding HNH endonuclease family protein, whose translation MFGIYARRSVVVAATAALAATSVLLTAPTAQAAMPTPVSAATARTYLGQLTVAAEGSSSGYSRDKFPHWITQSGTCNTREVVLKRDGTNVQQDASCAAVSGSWYSPYDGATWSAASDVDIDHMVPLAEAWRSGASSWTNAQRQAFANDLARPQLIAVTDNVNQSKGDKDPAKWLPPRAAYKCTYVRAWVHVKHYYGLKVDSAEKSALQSALNGC comes from the coding sequence ATGTTCGGTATCTACGCGCGTCGCTCAGTGGTCGTCGCCGCCACCGCCGCCCTCGCCGCCACCTCCGTACTGCTCACCGCCCCGACCGCCCAGGCCGCCATGCCCACCCCGGTCAGCGCGGCGACCGCACGCACCTACCTCGGCCAGCTCACCGTCGCCGCCGAGGGCTCCTCCAGCGGTTACAGCCGCGACAAGTTCCCGCACTGGATCACCCAGTCGGGCACCTGCAACACCCGCGAGGTCGTCCTCAAGCGGGACGGTACGAACGTCCAGCAGGACGCCTCCTGTGCCGCCGTCAGCGGGAGTTGGTACTCGCCGTACGACGGCGCGACCTGGAGCGCCGCGTCCGATGTCGACATCGACCACATGGTCCCGCTCGCCGAGGCCTGGCGCTCCGGCGCGAGCAGCTGGACCAACGCCCAGCGCCAGGCCTTCGCCAACGACCTGGCCCGCCCCCAGCTCATCGCGGTGACCGACAACGTCAACCAGTCCAAGGGCGACAAGGACCCGGCCAAGTGGCTGCCCCCGCGCGCCGCGTACAAGTGCACGTACGTCCGGGCATGGGTGCACGTGAAGCACTACTACGGCCTCAAGGTGGACTCGGCCGAGAAGAGCGCGCTGCAGTCGGCGCTCAACGGCTGCTGA
- a CDS encoding ABC transporter permease, whose amino-acid sequence MLLPVSPALGVVLVVLLVLAAAIAAWARLGRSREILVAGVRATAQLAVVSLFIGWVALRLGPLLGFLVLMFAVAAWTAGRRVTSNRTWWWAAVPIGAGALPVIGLLVVTGLVPVRGLALIPVAGILIGGALTATVLGGRRALDELATRYGEVEAGMALGLLDRDARLEIVRPATADALLPGLDQTRTVGLVTLPGAFVGMLLGGASPVEAGAVQLFVLVALMAVQVVAVAVVLELVARGRLHRE is encoded by the coding sequence GTGCTGCTTCCGGTCTCGCCGGCCCTCGGGGTCGTCCTCGTCGTCCTGCTCGTCCTCGCCGCCGCGATCGCCGCGTGGGCCCGGCTCGGCCGCTCGCGCGAGATCCTGGTCGCCGGGGTGCGGGCCACGGCCCAACTCGCCGTCGTCTCCCTGTTCATCGGCTGGGTGGCCCTGCGGCTGGGGCCGCTCCTCGGGTTCCTGGTGCTGATGTTCGCCGTGGCCGCGTGGACGGCGGGGCGCCGGGTCACTTCCAACCGCACCTGGTGGTGGGCGGCCGTGCCGATCGGGGCGGGGGCGCTCCCGGTGATCGGGCTCCTGGTGGTCACGGGGCTCGTGCCCGTCCGGGGGCTGGCCCTCATCCCGGTGGCGGGCATCCTCATCGGCGGGGCGCTCACCGCGACCGTACTCGGCGGGCGGCGCGCCCTGGACGAACTCGCCACCCGTTACGGGGAGGTGGAGGCGGGAATGGCGCTCGGGCTGCTCGACCGGGACGCCCGGCTGGAGATCGTGCGGCCCGCGACCGCGGACGCGCTGCTGCCGGGGCTGGACCAGACGCGGACGGTGGGGCTCGTCACGCTGCCGGGGGCCTTCGTGGGCATGCTGCTGGGCGGCGCCTCACCGGTGGAGGCGGGCGCCGTGCAGCTCTTCGTCCTGGTGGCGTTGATGGCGGTGCAGGTGGTGGCCGTCGCGGTGGTGCTGGAACTGGTCGCGCGGGGGCGGCTGCACCGGGAGTGA
- a CDS encoding HAD-IA family hydrolase — protein MPATVLTARALLLDMDGTLVNSDAVVERCWRRWALRHGLDPEAALKVVHGRQGYATMAVLLPDRPVEENYADNRAMLAEETADVDGVVPIGGAPAFMAAITDLPHALVTSADSALATARMGAAELRMPAVRVTAEQVGASKPDPEGFLKGAAELGFDPADCIVFEDSEAGIAAGRAAGMRVVGVGPRAAALAPDAHVEDLTQIRVEAAEDGSIRLHITTA, from the coding sequence ATGCCGGCCACCGTCCTCACCGCACGCGCCCTCCTTTTGGACATGGACGGCACCCTCGTGAACTCCGACGCGGTCGTCGAGCGCTGCTGGCGCCGGTGGGCCCTCCGGCACGGGCTGGACCCCGAGGCCGCGCTCAAGGTGGTCCACGGCCGCCAGGGGTACGCCACGATGGCCGTCCTGCTGCCGGACCGCCCCGTCGAGGAGAACTACGCGGACAACCGGGCGATGCTCGCCGAGGAGACCGCCGACGTCGACGGCGTGGTGCCGATCGGCGGCGCCCCCGCATTCATGGCCGCGATCACCGACCTCCCGCACGCGCTGGTGACCTCGGCCGACAGCGCGCTCGCGACGGCCCGGATGGGCGCGGCCGAGCTGCGGATGCCCGCCGTCCGCGTCACCGCCGAGCAGGTCGGCGCCAGCAAGCCGGACCCGGAGGGCTTCCTCAAGGGCGCGGCGGAGCTGGGGTTCGACCCGGCGGACTGCATCGTGTTCGAGGACTCCGAGGCGGGCATCGCGGCAGGCCGGGCGGCCGGGATGCGGGTCGTGGGCGTCGGCCCGCGCGCCGCGGCCCTGGCGCCGGACGCACACGTCGAGGACCTGACGCAGATCCGGGTGGAGGCGGCCGAGGACGGCTCGATCCGCCTGCACATCACGACGGCGTAA
- a CDS encoding peptidoglycan-binding domain-containing protein — MTGHACPECGRRTTAGEPGTEHRVLPCRCGTETDADATRLMGDELRAARSAEMAAAEDFDPLRIRPYVTLGEASAADDPGPTGDDTPAPGGAAPGPSAGGTDAATTMRLNLGDLTGPAGAMGPVDVTGQGSVTGPGSDPRTGMGPRTGAGPHTGMGTGPGHDPAPAHGPGAPPAADESRRRTAAMGAGPGFGAEPPFGAPPGAPDPVQPRRRRPFAALAVGAAVAAVVGTAAFAGGLFDRDGSQDEALPEATTSAPDTADEPAAASVAPSPSPSATPSRTASASPSPSASASPSASASPSASAEPSPSASAEPTPGTPSASAPESPAPPSAAPPAELAPSSLRRGDHGPQVSELQNRLMEVWLYKGPSDGNFNDRVENAVWIYQSYQAIQGDPPGVYGPNTRRVLEAETTGRGRG, encoded by the coding sequence ATGACCGGACACGCATGCCCGGAGTGCGGTAGACGGACGACGGCAGGCGAGCCCGGCACGGAGCACCGGGTGCTGCCCTGCCGGTGCGGTACGGAGACGGACGCGGACGCCACGCGGCTCATGGGGGACGAGCTGCGCGCCGCCCGCTCGGCGGAGATGGCGGCGGCGGAGGACTTCGACCCGCTGCGGATCAGGCCGTACGTGACGCTGGGGGAGGCGTCGGCGGCTGACGACCCGGGCCCGACGGGGGACGACACCCCGGCCCCGGGAGGGGCCGCGCCCGGCCCTTCGGCCGGTGGGACCGACGCGGCCACCACGATGCGGCTGAACCTGGGCGACCTCACGGGACCGGCCGGCGCCATGGGACCGGTCGACGTCACGGGACAGGGCAGCGTTACGGGACCGGGCTCGGATCCCCGTACGGGCATGGGACCGCGTACGGGCGCAGGACCGCATACGGGCATGGGTACGGGCCCCGGTCACGACCCCGCACCCGCTCACGGCCCCGGCGCACCCCCCGCGGCCGACGAGAGCAGGCGGCGCACCGCGGCGATGGGCGCGGGCCCCGGCTTCGGCGCGGAGCCCCCTTTCGGCGCACCCCCCGGCGCCCCCGACCCCGTGCAGCCGCGCCGGAGGCGCCCCTTCGCGGCCCTCGCCGTCGGTGCGGCGGTGGCGGCGGTGGTCGGCACGGCGGCCTTCGCGGGCGGGCTCTTCGACCGCGACGGGAGCCAGGACGAGGCGCTGCCGGAGGCCACCACGAGCGCCCCGGACACGGCGGACGAACCAGCGGCGGCATCCGTCGCCCCGTCACCCTCCCCCTCGGCCACTCCCTCCCGTACGGCATCGGCATCGCCCTCCCCCTCGGCGTCCGCGTCCCCGTCCGCCTCGGCCTCCCCGTCGGCGAGCGCCGAGCCGAGCCCGAGCGCCTCGGCGGAGCCGACCCCGGGCACCCCGTCCGCATCGGCGCCCGAGAGTCCTGCCCCGCCCTCCGCAGCCCCGCCCGCAGAGCTGGCCCCGTCCTCGCTGCGACGCGGTGACCACGGGCCGCAGGTGAGTGAGTTGCAGAACCGGCTCATGGAGGTGTGGCTGTACAAGGGCCCCTCGGACGGGAATTTCAACGACCGAGTGGAGAACGCCGTATGGATCTACCAGTCCTACCAGGCGATCCAGGGCGACCCGCCCGGCGTATACGGACCGAACACCCGGCGTGTGCTGGAGGCGGAGACGACGGGCCGGGGGCGGGGCTGA
- a CDS encoding MDR family MFS transporter, with product MAQQLSPPMVPGEGQSRRTVLVAIGALLLGMLLAALDQTIVSTALPTIVSELGGMDHLSWVVTAYLLAATAATPLWGKLGDQYGRKKLFQTAIVIFLIGSALCGMAQNMPQLIGFRALQGLGGGGLMVLSMAIVGDLVTPRERGKYQGLFGAVFGATSVLGPLLGGFFTQHLSWRWVFYINLPIGVVALLVIAAVLHIPVHREKHTIDYLGTFLIASVATCLILVASLGGTTWAWASAQIIVLAVLAVVLLVAFVAVERRAVEPVLPLKLFRIRTFSLVAVISFVIGFAMFGAMTYLPTFLQVVHGITPTMSGVHMLPMVLGLLLTSTASGQIVSRTGRWKVFPLAGTALTAVGLLLLHRLTPASSTWEMSLCFFVFGAGLGLVMQVLVLVVQNAVSYQDLGVATSGATFFRSIGASFGVAIFGTVFTNRLIGQLDSALAGRSVPPGADADRLAADPRAIQMLPADLRPTILDAYSTSITDVFLYAAPVVLIAFVLAWFLREDKLRGSVTAPDTSQTLASNPVERSSYDECARALSVLATREGRREIYEKITARAGYDLLPAASWLLLRIKRHGTVEPARLAEVAPVPLRIITEAARQVEERGLARREGLQMILTDAGGEAVVRLSQAREDSLAELLGDWWGPDRPTDLVKLVAELTAEVSGSSKERPHMPAPPRDHAADWHHDIDHPDRRRRGSRPDHLGRDDRPDHLGRDDRLDRPDHLDRDDRPDHLDRDDRPDGPEHR from the coding sequence ATGGCCCAGCAGCTCAGCCCGCCCATGGTCCCCGGCGAGGGGCAGTCCCGCCGGACCGTCCTGGTGGCGATCGGCGCGCTGCTCCTCGGCATGCTGCTCGCGGCACTCGATCAGACCATCGTCTCCACGGCGCTGCCCACCATCGTCAGCGAGCTGGGCGGCATGGACCACCTGTCCTGGGTGGTCACCGCCTATCTGCTGGCGGCGACGGCGGCGACCCCGCTCTGGGGCAAGCTCGGTGACCAGTACGGCCGCAAGAAGCTCTTCCAGACCGCGATCGTCATCTTCCTGATCGGCTCCGCGCTCTGCGGCATGGCCCAGAACATGCCCCAGCTCATCGGCTTCCGCGCGCTCCAGGGGCTCGGCGGCGGCGGGCTCATGGTGCTCTCGATGGCGATCGTCGGAGACCTCGTCACCCCGCGCGAACGCGGTAAGTACCAGGGGCTGTTCGGTGCCGTCTTCGGCGCGACGAGCGTGCTCGGGCCGCTGCTCGGCGGGTTCTTCACCCAGCACCTCAGCTGGCGCTGGGTCTTCTACATCAACCTGCCGATCGGCGTCGTCGCGCTGCTCGTCATCGCGGCCGTGCTGCACATCCCGGTCCACCGCGAGAAGCACACCATCGACTACCTCGGCACCTTCCTCATCGCCTCCGTCGCCACCTGCCTGATCCTCGTGGCCTCCCTCGGCGGGACGACCTGGGCCTGGGCGTCGGCGCAGATCATCGTGCTGGCCGTGCTGGCCGTGGTGCTGCTGGTCGCGTTCGTCGCCGTCGAGCGGCGGGCCGTGGAACCGGTGCTGCCGCTGAAGCTCTTCCGGATCAGGACCTTCAGCCTCGTCGCCGTCATCAGCTTCGTCATCGGCTTCGCGATGTTCGGCGCGATGACCTATCTGCCGACCTTCCTCCAGGTGGTCCACGGCATCACGCCGACCATGTCCGGGGTGCACATGCTGCCGATGGTCCTCGGTCTGCTGCTCACCTCGACCGCCTCCGGCCAGATCGTCAGCCGCACCGGCCGCTGGAAGGTCTTCCCCCTCGCGGGCACCGCCCTCACGGCCGTCGGCCTGCTCCTGCTCCACCGGCTCACCCCGGCCAGCTCCACCTGGGAGATGAGCCTCTGCTTCTTCGTCTTCGGCGCCGGGCTCGGCCTCGTCATGCAGGTCCTCGTCCTCGTCGTGCAGAACGCCGTCTCCTACCAGGACCTCGGCGTCGCCACCTCCGGCGCCACGTTCTTCCGCTCCATCGGCGCCTCGTTCGGCGTGGCCATCTTCGGCACCGTCTTCACCAACCGGCTCATCGGCCAGCTCGACAGCGCCCTCGCGGGCCGGTCCGTGCCGCCGGGCGCCGACGCCGACCGGCTGGCGGCCGACCCCCGGGCCATCCAGATGCTCCCGGCCGACCTGCGCCCCACGATCCTGGACGCGTACTCCACCTCCATCACGGACGTGTTCCTGTACGCGGCACCCGTCGTCCTCATCGCCTTCGTGCTGGCCTGGTTCCTGCGGGAGGACAAGCTCAGGGGCTCGGTCACCGCCCCCGACACCAGCCAGACGCTCGCCTCCAACCCCGTCGAGCGTTCCTCGTACGACGAGTGCGCCCGCGCGCTCTCGGTGCTCGCCACCCGGGAGGGGCGCCGGGAGATCTACGAGAAGATCACCGCGCGCGCCGGGTACGACCTGCTGCCCGCCGCCAGCTGGCTGCTGCTGCGGATCAAGCGCCACGGCACCGTCGAGCCCGCCCGGCTCGCCGAGGTGGCCCCCGTACCGCTGCGCATCATCACGGAGGCGGCCCGGCAGGTGGAGGAGCGCGGACTGGCCCGTCGCGAGGGGCTCCAGATGATCCTCACGGACGCGGGGGGAGAAGCGGTCGTCCGGCTCTCGCAGGCCCGGGAGGACTCCCTCGCGGAGCTGCTGGGCGACTGGTGGGGGCCGGACCGGCCGACGGACCTGGTCAAGCTCGTGGCCGAGCTGACGGCGGAGGTCAGCGGGTCGAGCAAGGAGCGCCCGCACATGCCGGCGCCCCCGCGCGACCACGCGGCGGACTGGCACCACGACATCGACCACCCGGACCGCCGACGGCGCGGGAGCCGCCCGGACCACCTGGGCCGTGACGACCGCCCGGACCACTTGGGCCGTGACGACCGCCTGGACCGTCCGGACCACCTGGACCGTGACGACCGCCCGGACCACTTGGACCGTGACGATCGGCCGGACGGCCCGGAGCACCGCTGA